ATGTGACCTATGATTGCGTGGAAAAGACTGAGAAGTAACTGCTGGCGTTCAGCCCTAGAACAGAACTGGCAGTGACCTGGGCTGTAACATCTTTTCCTTGTTTAAAGTCCACACTGCACGCACAAGGCAGGCCTCTCTTTGCCCCTCAGCAAGGCTGAACCCAACTTCTCGTGACCAGTAATCATCTTGAGAAAGTGATCAGTTCTGGCTTTTTTTTAGGTCTCTCTCGTGATGATTTCATTTTCACACAAATTCTCAGTTGCCACCCAAACACACACTGCTTCTTGCAGTTCAGATCAATTTCCTGTGAAGTTCTGAAAGCAGCCAGTGTTTACTGGTCACTACGGAAAACTCTGGTGCTTTTAATCCAGAGGGGAAGGCAGAGAcaaaggagaggaagaggaggaggtggaggggaATATAACGAGAATGATggaagagggaatggaaaaaatGATGCAATCATGTGGGAAACTAGGCTGTCAAATTCAGATTCAAACGGCTGGTACTTAGCCAGCCAGCCTGACTGATTTATCGAAGAGAGGGTGGCACTGGAAAATACCTTAAAACCACTAACATAATTCTTGGCTCTCTGCTCCTCACCAGACACTCCCTACCAATGCACTTCAGCTGTACTCTCTCACTCCTCAGGCCTctgcctccactcccccccccccccccccccccccacacacacattttgcTTTCTCTATAGATCAGCTTTGGGTGTCAGCGAGCACAGGTCCTTTGAGCCCAGCACCCACACTTCATGGGCTCTGCCTCCCAGCAAATGTGTACACTAGACTCAGAAACCTACATTCACACCCTGCTGCCTAGCGTCAACATTAGGGAAAAGCATTTCTTTTCCAGGAATGACTAGAAATCCCTGCGAAAGGTACAAAGCAGAGGATGTAAACGGGCAGCTGCCACTTTTACTGCAAACGTGGGCATGTCTACTATATATGGCTGTAATCCTTGGTGTCTGGCACCCTCCACGGCTTGGCTTTTGGTAAGGCACTGTGGCACTGGTAATGTAATGCTTTCAATCAGCGAGTCCTAGCGGTGCTAGGTTATTCTTGTCTGGCTTTTCCCAACACAGTACCATTGGCAGCCCTGGACGAACCATGGGCACCTGGAATGTAGTAAACACTGTGAGACTGGCTCCTTACAGCACAATTTCAAGTTAAAGGTACAATTcccttttaaaaatgtaaaaagaaaagctGAGTATTTCTTACTCATAGGATCCCAGGAGAGGCTCTGTCTCTCCAAAATTCAGCAGTATAGAAAATGCAGACTTCAATCCCCTCTCCCTAGTccccaaccccttccctccccaggaATCTTAGGTCTTTTAGCATTGCTTCCAGTGGTTCTTTCCAGGATAATTATTGCAGCGAGTTCACAAATGATGCATGAAGAGTATTCCAGTTACTGTGCGTACCATCTCACATAGATCACTGTGCTTCACAGGCCTAAGGGATGAGAAGAGACAGGCGAACATTAGCTGCCAAACACCAACCATGCTATGCTATATGACATGACACAGTCACCCCTCTGTCCCCAAAATCTTTTACATTACATTTCTAACTTATATCCCATTATCACCTTACAGTTCTAAGCAGGTCACAAAGATCGAGAAGTCAGAACAACTTCTGGAAATTGCATAAACCTGACACAAAACTACCAACTCTCTTGTAAAATAAATTTCTTGATCTTCCTTCTAAATGAAAGATATTCAATTGAGGAAATGAATAAAACTTAGCAAGATCCTTCCAAAGCCTTGCTGCTTGGAAAGCCAATGATTTTTCAAACAGTGTTACTCGCTTCATTCCCTTGGCTGAGGGAAACGCTAATCTCTGACCCTTAACCCCATCTCAAGCAGCATCGAGACTCAGAGTCTGTTAAGGGAAGAAGCTCTGCCCTCTTAAAACGTGGATGCTGGGGTCTCCTCCCTCCTTCAAATCTAAGATGACcagggtgagagaaaaaaatattacgAGAAGGGCAGAAAGCTGAAAGAGCCCTAGTAACTACTGGCTCACCTGACTTCTCAGAGACGGCTCCCTCCTTTTCCTGTGCAAAGTTCAGGCGGTTCTGCTCAGCTGCAATACTGTTGGACTCAGGGCTGCTGCTGCGCAACGGCTGTGCATTCTCTGggggtgggtttaggtggaatgcCAGCTCTAGATGCTCTTGTGTCATCTTCAGTTGTTTGCGCAGTCGGTCCAACTCATGCTGGGGGTGGAGATCTTGCAAAGCAAAGTGTTCTGCAGTCCCGTTGGCCAGGTTTTCCCCATATGCCAGCTTGTCACTGGGAATCTTTCCCTTCTTCTGTACAGAATGGTAATGCGGGGGGGCACTGGGGGTCTTCTTGGAGTATTGGTGCTCTGCAGATGCATCGTGGAAACTCTGTCGATGCGACCTCTTGCTCAGCACATCCCGGATACCTCCAATGCCCAGGTGGAAGAGTTCACAGATATTGAGCAGAAGGCAAAGTCCGCTGACCACATACATAATGATAAGGAAGATGGACTTCTCTGTGGGCCTGGACACGAAGCAGTCCACTGTGTGTGGGCAAGGGCTGCGAGTACATACATAGGAAGGAGCTACTTCAAAGCCATATAAGATGTACTGCCCAAAGAGAAAGGCCACCTCCAACGCTGAGCGGAACAGGAGCTGCAGCACATAAACTTTCATTAACCCATCCTGTTTAATGCGGCGCCGCCCATCGTGCTTCCGGCCTTCCTCATCTGCTTTCTCCTTCTCTGGCTCAATCTCCTCAAAGATCATTGGGTCTTCCTCACCGTTGTCCTCCGCTTCCTCATAGTCACGCACAGCGCCACGATGAACCACCGGCATTCGCTGTGGCTTCTTTCTGCTCTGATGCTTCTTCTCTTGCCGACGTTTTTGGTACTCGGGCATGTGGGAGATCCTGTGCATGGCAAAGCCCAGATACATGATGGAGGGGGTGGTGATCATGATGATCTGGAAGACCCAGAAGCGAACATGGGAGAGAGGTGCAAAGGCATCATAGCACACGTTCTCACACCCGGGTTGCTGCGTGTTGCAGACAAACTTGCTCTGTTCATCGTAGTATATGGATTCTCCGCCCACTGCCGTCAGCACAATGCGGAAAATAATTAGCATCGTCAGCCAGACCTTGCCCACAAAGGTGGAATGGTTATTAATTTCCTCCAAGAGGCGGGTAAGGAAACTCCAGCTCATTCTGGTGCCGTGAAGCAGTCACTGGTGATCAAGAGACAGAAAAATGGAAATTATTCACTTATATTTATTACAGTGTGACCTAAGGCAAAGCAAACCACAGTATATAGCCCAACATCCAGCAAACAAAAGATTAGGGGTAGGGAAATGAACCATATGTTAGTTACAGAAGCCAGAAATGCGGCAATTTATTTTTCAACCTATGCATTAAGGCTGAAAATTAATACCGGAATTACTGACTTCCCCACATGGACCAAAATCAACGCAGTGCATTCTACTAATAACAATTTAACTTCTTGGAGTGAGAGGGCAATTATGTTCTAGATTATTTCTACAGTATATGAATAATCCATCTATATAAATCCATGCCATGGAACATAagcagacacacacatacacagtgcAACCCGCAACCCCTCACACAAAGAGCAACCCGTGACCATTACAGTGCTGTAGAACCtgagcgcgcacacacacacactgcaactTACAACTCCTCAACACACAGCAACCCTTAAGCATGAGTTGGGCCGATTGCTCAAACACCTGAAGATGACACAAGAGCATCTAGACCTGgcattccacctaaacccaccccCAGAGACTGCACAGCCGTTGCGCAGCAGCAGCCCCGAGTCCAACAGTATTGCATCTGAGCAGAACCGCCTGAACTTTGCACAGGAAAAAGAGGGAGCCAACTGTGctggggctctctctctctcctgaagaAGGGAAGGTCTGCTGGAATCCAGGCAGAAAGACTTGCCCTTCATGCAGTAAGCGTTCTTCCCTTCTcataatatttttttctctgcacCCTGGTCCTAAGTCATCATAGATTTGAAGAAGGGAGGAGAACTCAGCATCCACATTTTAGGAGGACAGAGCTTCTTCCCTTCACAGACTCTGGCGGGGTCAGAGATTTTGGGGACAGTGGGGAGACTGTGTCATGTCATATAGGATGGTGTTTTCCATGTAATGTTTGCCTTTCTTCTCACCCCTTAGGCCTGTGAAACACGGTGATGTATGTGACACCACCATGGTGCTGTAGAACCTGAACATGCACACTCGTTCATATACAAGTATTGTGGAACACATAGAAACCTACAGCTCTTAcagaaccaaccccccccccccccccccacacacacacacacacatcgcaACCTGTATTCCTTACAGTTCTTGGGAACATGTGAACACCtgtatacacacatatacaaacaAAAAGAAGCACCCCCCCCTCTCAGTTACAAGTCAGTGAAAACACAGCCTGTGGGAGTTGAGTATGTCAAGCTCATCACCTGGTCCTTCAGCATGCCATGCCTAAGAATCTTAGGAGTCTTTACTTGGTTGCTGCACGTCCCTTTTCTAGCTCTAGATGGGGCACTGGCAGATGACCTCAGTACCTGCCTAGGGATATATAAGAAAGTACTCTACACTCTCCCAGTGCTTTGGCAACAGACTTCCAGAGTCGTGCTTCTCCAGTGTTTGTTATCTGGCCAGTCCCTGCCTCCGGCCCAGCTCGTTCCTGTTTCCAGCTCTGCTACTTCCTGTCTCCAGACTTGCTGttccagccaggggcgtatctggacttcagcggtagggggggcaagagctgaggtgagggggcacattttagccccccccgccgccatcgccgacaccccctgctgccgccagcaccacctccaacaagtttgaccccccctCGACCTGCCCGCCCGCCATCcgtcgccgtctgtacctttgctggcgggggacccaaccccccaccagccgaagtcttgttcctgcgtttggtttcttctgagtctgacatcctgctgcacgtacaacgtgcaggacgtcagaatcacagaacgaagccctgcacgttgtacgtgcagcaggacgtcagactcagaagaaaccaaacgcaggaacaAGACttaggctggtgggggttggggtcccctgccagcaaaggtacagacggtaatggcgggggttgagaggggcatcggtagggggatccagggccaaatttacgggggcccaggcccccatggccccacagcatctacgcccctggttccagcTACTCCCTGGTCTCAACTCCATAGGGCCAGCCCCaaagggctcttttaagagccaaccTCTAGAACACCCTGTTGTGTTCCAGCCAGTCTGCTAGGCACTGCCTAGTCCTACACTTCAGTCAGGTTCAAGTCTGGTCCTGCCTTCTCCAGCTCCCGGACTTATCAGGTGGCCCCGTCAACATCTGCCTATGAGGGCCTACGCAGCTTCTACACCGCACAGGTAGAGCCAATCTCAtcacagcccaagggctcaccttccctaactactacttatcatttctacagcgctactagacgtacgcagcgctgtacacttgaacatgaagagacagtccctgctcaacagagcttacaatctaattaggacaaacaggacaaacaagagataagggaatattaaagtgagaatgataaaataagggttttgaacaagtgAACACTGTGACTGAACATGACAGAAATATGGACAGGTGCAAAATTGCTCCCAGACTACTGTCTCTTCTTATTGGTGGTGGCAAAGCAGGCTGGACGGAGGCACCAGTGGGAAAGTTGCAGAATGCAGAACTACAGCTCAGTGGAGTTTTGCTCCGGGTATACAATACCAGATTTCATGTTCAGAGTCACCACTCAAGAAAAGCATCTtggagtcattgtggacaatatgttgaaatcctcaacTCAGCATGCAGTGGCAGTCAAAAAGCAGGTGTAAAATAAGGAGAGAATATTGCAATGGCTTCCCATCGCTCCAtgctgcaaccacaccttgaatatcaTGCACAACTCTCACCACCCCATCACCAAAAAGatacagtttggagaagagacagctgaggggatctGAAAGAAGTTCATCAAATCTTGAGTAAGATAGCAATTTAGGCAATTTGGGGTtcttgtgccaaaagatgtatgagacttgaagacctcaatatgtataccctagaggaaaggaggaatgggaagatatgatacagacaaatacttaaaaggtattaatatgcaaaataatctttttcagagacagggaagcagtagaaccagaggttatGAGTTGAGGGTGCAggttactttttcacagaaaggatgatggatgcctggaatgccctcccaaggagATTGTGAAGAGAAAAGCAGTGATAGAAATCACAAATGTGTAGAATAACAACAGAGATTCACTACATAGAAAAGGATAGTGGCAAACATagcgattttcaaaccagaaaaagatctgtctttttgctttgaaaatgcccattttctagacgttttgtgctcagtgcatctttctggtgaccatttttgaaggaaaaaaaaaaaaacaaacaaaaaaaaccccaagggaaaaaacacacaaaaacaagccattgggataaatTGGGGTGTGGGACAGCATTAGTAGACAGgcaacacagacattccagcagagtaGGGGGCaccacagtggacttcacataaaaggttccaggtacaaatctcactgTTATCCTCTcctataataagtacataagtaatgccacattcggaaaacaccaagggtccattgagcccagcatcctgtccccgacagcggccaatccaggccaagggcacctggcaagcttcccaaacatacaaacattctataaatgttattcctggaattatgtatagggagccctcaaaacccaccaaaatcctactgtacccaactgtacaataCTACAATAGCCATTATAGCTTCAGATGTCATCTATGTGTGGGTGCTGTAGgtttttttgagggctcacactttccaccacaagtgtaacaattagagtcacatatgggcctgggtccttttCTGTAcagtgcaccgaccactaggctattccagggacctgcttgctgctctaataggcctggccataactgtctgacactgtcatagaggctggtatgcatcgtttctttcacatctttgggggggggggggggggggggagggggtcatgccttaaatcctccagtggtcatttaggggggggggggggagggggtcatgccttaaatcctccagtggtcatttagggcacctttttgtgatttagtcatgactgaaacaagtctagaccaaaatgtctaatttTTAGCCTtgggcatttttgctttgttccattatggcagaagaaCATCCAAGTTCTGGAAGCGCCAAAATCCCActccaacatgtccccttgtgatttggatgcactgaagACAAACTGCGTAGATAAATGTCTTAAAATGTGTTTTCAGAATAGCAATTTTgacaaaaaagtccatctgctgcttttttttttatacttttctgttttgaaaatgagctcctaagtATACTAGCATTTAAtcgtgaagaagtggaacctgtgcacactcaattctggtcaccctgTTGGGCAGGATGGACTGTGCAAGACTTTATCTGATGACATTTACTATGTAAATACAAGAAATTATGCTTTCAATCAATGAATCAAGCTGTGGAATTTAATGCTGGAATATGTAGTTAATACAGTtggcatagctgggtttaaaagatttagacaagtttctggaggaactatccataaaccattattagcccTGTAGAATTGGGAAAGCCAATGTTTATCTTAAGGTATAAGcaacaaggaatggatctattCTTTGGGATCCTGTTGAAAGGACCACTGTTTGGCATGTTGAGGTCCAGGACAGCAATTTGGGAGGGGGCCCCAAACTCTACCTGCAGGTTCTGCCttatctagtaacatagtagagaatggcagattaagacctgtatggtccatcctgtcaacccaacaagataaactcatagtataagctatgatacgtatacttgatcttgatttgtccttgtcattttcagggcacagaccatagaagtctgccaggcactggccctgttctccagttactgaagctgaatctgtccagctacaattagtgcacagaccgtaggagtctgcccagcactggcttcgcttcccaattactggtgttgccatctaatcactgctaaaagcttgtttggttccatgatGTTTACACCTacagaaggtgaactctccacatgaaaaaagaaaggcaagcAGACAGTGGATCAAAAAAACTCCCCTCTCAGATGGTGTtcttgaacaaggtctttattcaaataaaataacgacccgacacaagtcgtgtttcggccttacgacctgcgtcaggggtctagtgaTTTTGGATACAAAAAATCTTTTCTAGATCAATAAACTTTCAGTCGATCATATATGATCTGAAATATCacgagcaatttctgaagtccactgcagtgccccctagggtgccgggttggtgtcctggcatgtgaggggggatcagtgcactaggaatgctggctcctcccacgaccaaatggcttggatttggtcgtttttgagatggccggcctcggtttccattatcggcgaaaaccgaggtcggccatctctaagtccggcgatctcaacatttaggtccacCGTCTCTAGGTTGACCTAcagtaaatgttgagatttggctggccctgaccatattatcgaaacgaaagatggacgcccatcttgttcgataatacggttggctctgccccttcccggggccatccccggagatgggcacccttagagatgggcgcccccgttcgattatgccccgccacgtaaattgctttgaatgttgttgcaaaaaccacagaaaggtggtatactttgactcctctctctctttttctttgcacaaatccaacagactgctaaaatttGTCAATTCTTCCTCTGtatcaccaaaatgtgtcccttcctttctgagcatgctaccaaaacccttaatCACAATCTTATTATCTCATGCTTAGAgtatgcaacttgcttctcacaggtctcccactaaaccatctctcttcccttctatccATTAAAAATTATGTCatatgacttatattctgccattgTCGTTAcactcacttcattggctccctatttctgcatacagttcaaactcttcttattgacttacaagtgcatttactATGCAGCacatcagtacctctccactcttacctctccctacatttctccccggGAACGCCATTCATCAAGTAAATATCTCTTATTGTACCTTTCTCCTTCAGTGC
The genomic region above belongs to Microcaecilia unicolor chromosome 7, aMicUni1.1, whole genome shotgun sequence and contains:
- the LOC115474531 gene encoding gap junction gamma-1 protein-like, giving the protein MSWSFLTRLLEEINNHSTFVGKVWLTMLIIFRIVLTAVGGESIYYDEQSKFVCNTQQPGCENVCYDAFAPLSHVRFWVFQIIMITTPSIMYLGFAMHRISHMPEYQKRRQEKKHQSRKKPQRMPVVHRGAVRDYEEAEDNGEEDPMIFEEIEPEKEKADEEGRKHDGRRRIKQDGLMKVYVLQLLFRSALEVAFLFGQYILYGFEVAPSYVCTRSPCPHTVDCFVSRPTEKSIFLIIMYVVSGLCLLLNICELFHLGIGGIRDVLSKRSHRQSFHDASAEHQYSKKTPSAPPHYHSVQKKGKIPSDKLAYGENLANGTAEHFALQDLHPQHELDRLRKQLKMTQEHLELAFHLNPPPENAQPLRSSSPESNSIAAEQNRLNFAQEKEGAVSEKSGL